In a single window of the Streptomyces sp. 846.5 genome:
- a CDS encoding class F sortase, giving the protein MKPATSRSPRRSGRLRRILTGTPASFALLVGAVLIAHGLTTPAPPPQPTPDQGFAAADKATPAPPAAHTPVPAGLAPPAVLAPAAPTRVRIPAIGVDAPLTGLSLESNGQLAAPPETERNLAGWYRAGTAPGSIGTAILAGHVDTPAGPAVFYALGALKRGSTVEVDRADHLDAVFTVDAVEAYPATNFPDRRVYAPAARPELRLITCGASFDQKHQRYLGNVVVFAHMTANHPG; this is encoded by the coding sequence GTGAAGCCAGCGACGTCCAGGTCCCCCCGGCGCTCCGGGCGACTGCGTCGGATCCTGACCGGAACCCCGGCCTCGTTCGCGCTGCTGGTAGGAGCGGTGCTGATCGCCCATGGGCTGACGACGCCGGCTCCGCCGCCGCAGCCCACCCCGGACCAGGGCTTCGCCGCCGCCGACAAGGCCACGCCCGCGCCGCCGGCCGCCCACACTCCCGTGCCCGCGGGCCTCGCACCGCCGGCCGTGCTGGCCCCGGCCGCCCCGACCCGGGTGCGGATCCCGGCCATCGGCGTCGACGCGCCGCTCACCGGCCTCTCCCTGGAATCGAACGGGCAACTGGCCGCGCCCCCGGAGACCGAGCGCAACCTGGCCGGCTGGTACCGCGCGGGCACCGCGCCCGGCAGCATCGGCACTGCGATCCTCGCGGGCCATGTCGACACCCCTGCGGGCCCCGCCGTCTTCTACGCGCTGGGGGCGCTCAAGCGAGGGAGTACGGTCGAGGTCGACCGCGCCGACCACCTCGACGCGGTCTTCACCGTCGACGCCGTCGAGGCCTACCCGGCCACGAACTTCCCCGACCGCAGGGTCTACGCCCCTGCGGCCCGCCCCGAACTGCGCCTGATCACCTGCGGCGCGAGCTTCGACCAGAAGCATCAGCGGTACCTGGGCAATGTCGTCGTCTTCGCCCACATGACCGCCAACCACCCCGGCTGA
- a CDS encoding CDP-glycerol glycerophosphotransferase family protein, producing the protein MGTPRPPRRPRSRRDQTPPRPTRPHRRPPAGPGPRQDRHPGPPLVRLPAADRRRLPHRPRSRPLPPAPTARGQLPRRPQPTPAPSRPVQQLRRRPLRRLPPRHPPRTRPPRHPPGPPLGHRRPPGRHPPTATPIRLHSPEWYQALATSRYLVTNTPLPAWIHRREGQTLLQTWHGTPVKRIGHDFDNDWYADPDQLHALDQGAAQWNLLLSPNPPSTPVLRRALRYTGTVLETGLPRTDQLHAPDRDKRAQAIREHLGLPQGKKVVLYAPTWREDQLGFDNILRLNLQLDLDAAKAALAHDQVLLIRPHQRIGQIAPGAGDGYLWDVADYPDAQDLLLIADVLVTDYSALLPDFVGTGKPVLLFDYDLEHYRDNLRGFSFDYQTQAPGPILRTSTDLIHALQDIDAATKPHTDAYTAYQQAYSPWDDGNATTRVVDALLEDQG; encoded by the coding sequence ATGGGAACTCCTCGCCCGCCTCGGCGACCACGAAGCCGACGAGATCAAACTCCACCTCGCCCCACGCGCCCACACCGGCGTCCCCCAGCAGGTCCAGGCCCGCGGCAAGACCGTCACCCTGGCCCGCCGCTGGTACGACTGCCTGCTGCTGACCGCCGCCGACTCCCTCACCGGCCACGAAGCCGGCCCCTACCACCAGCGCCGACTGCGCGAGGACAGCTACCCCGCCGCCCGCAGCCAACCCCTGCGCCAAGCCGTCCTGTACAACAGCTACGACGGCGGCCCCTACGCCGACTCCCCCCGCGCCATCCACCACGAACTCGTCCGCCGCGGCACCCCCCTGGACCACCTCTGGGTCATCGACGACCTCCAGGCCGACATCCCCCCACCGCCACCCCGATCCGCCTGCACAGCCCCGAGTGGTACCAGGCCCTGGCCACCAGCCGCTACCTGGTCACCAACACCCCCCTCCCGGCCTGGATCCACCGCCGCGAGGGCCAGACCCTGCTGCAGACCTGGCACGGCACCCCCGTCAAACGCATCGGCCACGACTTCGACAACGACTGGTACGCCGACCCCGACCAACTCCACGCCCTGGACCAGGGCGCAGCCCAGTGGAACCTGCTGCTCTCCCCCAACCCGCCCAGCACCCCCGTCCTGCGCCGCGCCCTGCGCTACACCGGGACCGTGCTGGAGACCGGGCTGCCGCGCACCGACCAGCTGCACGCCCCCGACCGCGACAAACGCGCCCAAGCCATCCGCGAACACCTGGGCCTGCCCCAGGGCAAAAAGGTGGTGCTGTACGCGCCGACCTGGCGCGAGGACCAGCTCGGCTTCGACAACATCCTGCGCCTGAACCTGCAACTGGACCTGGACGCCGCCAAGGCCGCCCTGGCCCACGACCAGGTCCTGCTGATCCGCCCGCACCAGCGCATCGGCCAGATCGCCCCCGGTGCCGGCGACGGCTACCTGTGGGACGTCGCCGACTACCCCGACGCCCAGGACCTGCTCCTGATCGCCGACGTCCTGGTCACCGACTACTCCGCACTGCTGCCCGACTTCGTCGGCACCGGCAAACCGGTCCTGCTGTTCGACTACGACCTGGAGCACTACCGCGACAACCTGCGCGGCTTCAGCTTCGACTACCAGACCCAGGCCCCCGGACCCATCCTGCGCACCTCCACCGACCTCATCCACGCCCTCCAGGACATCGACGCCGCCACCAAACCCCACACCGACGCCTACACCGCCTACCAACAGGCCTACAGCCCCTGGGACGACGGCAACGCCACCACCCGCGTCGTCGACGCCCTCCTCGAAGACCAGGGCTGA
- a CDS encoding XRE family transcriptional regulator, whose product MTNSAAGGAGSAGAQGVDPGTAVGAAPGPVTAFAADLRALREQAGSPSFRHLARTAHFSVSTMADATAGKRLPTEQVVRGFAAACGADPGLWTDRLREAAAQARAGAAVPGELVAERAAEPVPAGTVRTGAATRRWAMLAAVAAVVFAAGYAVSVALSGGDPARAAAAAGSGSTPAATPSTAQPFADGASPITAGCTRDAQLLDKTPLMLNGVQVGALELKYSAYCGAGWARAYLYPAGVVAGLAAPTGRVATVSVAAGDGTSSSYAQALDHQVPEYTDAVRPHGGCLSASLVLARPSGAPLLATIGCDSAGTR is encoded by the coding sequence ATGACAAACTCTGCGGCTGGCGGCGCCGGATCGGCTGGGGCGCAGGGAGTCGATCCGGGTACCGCGGTCGGAGCGGCACCGGGGCCGGTCACGGCCTTCGCGGCGGACCTGCGGGCGCTGCGCGAGCAGGCCGGGTCGCCCAGTTTCCGCCACCTCGCGCGGACTGCCCACTTCTCGGTCTCCACCATGGCCGACGCCACTGCCGGGAAGCGGCTGCCGACCGAGCAGGTGGTCCGGGGCTTCGCCGCGGCCTGCGGGGCGGACCCCGGGCTCTGGACGGACCGGCTGCGCGAGGCGGCGGCGCAGGCCCGGGCCGGGGCCGCGGTGCCCGGAGAGCTCGTGGCGGAACGCGCCGCGGAGCCCGTCCCGGCCGGAACCGTACGGACCGGCGCGGCGACCCGCAGGTGGGCCATGCTTGCGGCGGTCGCCGCCGTGGTCTTCGCCGCCGGGTACGCGGTATCGGTGGCGCTGTCCGGGGGCGACCCGGCGAGGGCGGCGGCAGCTGCCGGTAGCGGCAGCACCCCTGCGGCGACCCCCAGTACCGCGCAGCCGTTTGCGGACGGTGCCAGCCCGATCACGGCCGGGTGCACCCGGGACGCCCAACTCCTGGACAAGACACCGCTGATGCTGAACGGCGTCCAGGTGGGTGCCCTGGAGCTGAAGTACTCGGCCTACTGCGGGGCCGGCTGGGCGCGCGCGTACCTGTATCCGGCCGGGGTCGTGGCCGGCCTCGCCGCGCCGACCGGACGCGTGGCCACTGTCTCGGTCGCCGCGGGTGACGGTACGTCGAGCAGTTACGCCCAGGCCCTCGACCACCAGGTGCCGGAGTACACCGACGCCGTCCGCCCGCACGGCGGCTGCCTGAGCGCATCCCTAGTACTGGCGCGTCCGAGTGGCGCTCCGTTGCTGGCGACCATCGGTTGCGACAGCGCGGGGACGCGCTGA
- a CDS encoding DUF2690 domain-containing protein, whose translation MKPIGRRHRRGFAAAAGTLLLAAGGVTAATHAASAATIPDCYGSGNNNSSSCYGLDPIAEACSGDATTIYSLSTSVGTLQHRYSAYCNASWVRIVSSSPGTWFYIQTCYDSYLQSYNVPSGSTTGYSNMVPGKGATTTRVGDSVNHGPC comes from the coding sequence ATGAAGCCCATCGGACGCCGCCACAGGCGCGGTTTCGCCGCCGCAGCCGGAACCCTGCTGCTGGCCGCCGGCGGCGTGACCGCCGCCACGCACGCGGCCTCGGCCGCCACCATCCCCGACTGCTACGGCAGCGGGAACAACAACAGCTCCAGCTGCTACGGCCTCGACCCGATCGCCGAGGCCTGCAGCGGCGACGCGACCACCATCTACTCCCTCAGCACCTCCGTGGGCACCCTGCAGCACCGCTACAGCGCATACTGCAACGCCTCCTGGGTCCGCATCGTCAGCTCCTCGCCCGGCACCTGGTTCTACATCCAGACCTGCTACGACTCCTACCTGCAGAGCTACAACGTCCCCAGCGGCTCCACCACCGGCTACTCGAACATGGTCCCCGGCAAGGGCGCGACGACGACCCGCGTCGGCGACTCGGTCAACCACGGCCCCTGCTGA
- a CDS encoding sigma-70 family RNA polymerase sigma factor, with amino-acid sequence MTGTEVRPSDTYAQGAALPDDETFVRETEPFRRELLAHCYRMLGSVQDAEDLVQETYVRAWRGYSAFERRSSVRTWLYRIATNACLTALEHHSRRVLPSGLGAPEADPDAAARPAESETAWLQPLPDVLVAPDSDDPENIVIERESLRLALVASWQYLPGRQRAVLILRDVLAFPAAEVADMFGITTEAVKSTLQRARARLRELDVAADSVAEVAEPAARALLDLYIAAFQNADTLLLEKLLCQEATLEATPFRTWFAGRRTCVSFLSGQILGAPGDWRMLPTGANGQPAAIGYRRDPDGVHRAYGVVVLSVRADGVVGVVSFGDPALVPAFGFPALFRDCLDAKQT; translated from the coding sequence GTGACCGGGACTGAAGTCCGACCGTCGGACACCTATGCGCAGGGAGCCGCATTGCCGGACGACGAGACATTCGTCAGGGAGACCGAGCCGTTCCGGCGAGAACTGCTGGCGCACTGCTATCGCATGCTCGGGTCGGTGCAGGACGCCGAGGATCTGGTGCAGGAGACCTATGTGCGCGCCTGGCGTGGCTACTCCGCCTTTGAACGCCGGTCATCCGTGCGCACCTGGCTCTACCGCATCGCCACGAATGCCTGCCTGACGGCGTTGGAGCACCACAGCCGCCGGGTCCTGCCCTCCGGCCTCGGAGCTCCAGAAGCGGACCCCGACGCCGCCGCACGGCCGGCGGAGTCGGAGACCGCCTGGCTGCAGCCGCTTCCCGATGTGCTGGTGGCGCCCGACTCGGACGATCCCGAGAACATCGTCATCGAGCGGGAGAGCCTGCGGCTGGCGCTCGTTGCCAGCTGGCAGTACCTGCCGGGCAGGCAGCGGGCCGTGCTGATCCTGCGTGACGTACTGGCGTTCCCGGCGGCCGAGGTGGCCGACATGTTCGGCATCACCACGGAGGCGGTCAAGAGCACGCTTCAACGTGCCCGCGCCCGGCTCCGGGAGTTGGACGTGGCAGCCGATTCCGTCGCCGAGGTCGCCGAACCGGCGGCCCGCGCGCTCCTTGATCTGTACATCGCGGCCTTCCAGAATGCCGACACGCTGCTGCTCGAGAAGCTCCTCTGCCAGGAGGCCACGCTGGAGGCCACGCCGTTCCGGACCTGGTTCGCCGGACGCCGCACCTGTGTGTCCTTCCTCAGCGGGCAGATCCTGGGGGCGCCCGGCGACTGGCGCATGCTGCCGACCGGCGCCAACGGGCAGCCCGCCGCCATCGGCTACCGCCGGGACCCGGACGGTGTCCACCGGGCGTACGGTGTGGTGGTGCTCTCCGTCCGTGCCGACGGAGTCGTCGGAGTCGTCTCGTTCGGGGATCCGGCCCTGGTCCCGGCCTTCGGTTTCCCGGCGTTGTTCCGGGACTGCCTCGATGCGAAGCAGACCTGA
- a CDS encoding TIGR03086 family metal-binding protein, with product MNPATSPLDRAFASTRSVLAQVRPGQLGERTPCASWDVRAVVNHVISSAHWATASIGVGTESGDVDFASGDFAASYDECARIALAAFGAEGVLEAVVRLPFGEFSGAELLGIAATDQFMHGWDLARAIGLPTDLDPGLADELLAMTQKTVSEAYRGPDGAAPFGPELPAPATAGPADRLAAFLGRAV from the coding sequence ATGAACCCTGCCACCAGCCCACTCGACCGGGCATTCGCGAGCACCCGATCCGTCCTGGCCCAAGTCCGCCCTGGTCAGCTGGGCGAGCGCACGCCGTGCGCTTCCTGGGATGTGCGCGCCGTGGTCAACCATGTCATCAGTTCGGCCCACTGGGCGACGGCGTCCATCGGCGTGGGCACTGAGAGCGGCGACGTGGATTTTGCCTCCGGTGACTTCGCGGCGAGCTATGACGAGTGCGCCCGGATCGCGCTCGCCGCGTTTGGAGCCGAGGGCGTCCTTGAGGCGGTGGTGCGGCTCCCGTTCGGTGAGTTCTCCGGCGCCGAACTGCTGGGAATCGCCGCAACGGACCAGTTCATGCACGGATGGGACCTCGCCCGGGCGATCGGGCTGCCTACCGACCTGGATCCCGGACTCGCGGACGAGCTGTTGGCCATGACGCAGAAGACGGTCTCCGAGGCTTACCGTGGACCGGACGGCGCGGCCCCATTTGGGCCCGAACTGCCCGCCCCTGCCACCGCCGGCCCGGCCGACCGGCTGGCGGCGTTCCTCGGCCGCGCGGTGTGA